The Capsicum annuum cultivar UCD-10X-F1 chromosome 3, UCD10Xv1.1, whole genome shotgun sequence genomic sequence tcacttgggtacctaaacccctctgaaaagatctccaaatcTATGAAGAGAATTACGTACCTCGGTCAGATATAATGGACACAAGTgctccatgcaaatggactatcttcTCAATGTATAAGTTGGCATAGTCATCTCCTGAATAGTTGGTTCTCACAGGCAGAACGTGGGCTAACTTGGTCAGTCGGTCTACAGTTACCCAAAtataatcatactggtttcgggaccttGGAAGTCCcgtgataaagtccatattgaccGTCTCCCACTTTCACAAAGGCAAggatatctcttgggaagtaccacctggcctcatatgctccaccttaacttgttgacaattcaaacacttggcaacaaagttagccacatcacgcttcatattgtTTCACCAATATATAGTCTTTAGATCATGATACaacttagtagagcctgggtgaacaacatacctcgaagtgtgagctttaTCAAAGATCCTCTTTCGtaacccatctacatctggcataCATAGTTTACCCTGATATCTCAAGtttccatcaccaccaatttcaaaagacatcaccttctgttgatccacatctttcttgatctgcatcaagatgggatttTCAACCTGCTTATCTTTAACTTCAGGACAAAGGGAATATTTAGctacctcatgaacaaccactcctccatcTTCGAAATCCAAGAGTCACACTCTTAGATTTGCAagttggtgaatatccttcaccatctccctctttacCTTTtaaacatgagaaagactgcccatagacaatctgctgagggtgtcggctaccatatttgccttgctcggatggtagtgtaggctcatgtcataatcttttaaaagcTCCAACCAGCGTcgttgcctgaggttcaattatttctatgagaaaacatactgcaaactcttgtggtcagtaaatatatcaacatgtaccccatagagataatgccaccagattttaAGCACAAATACCATAgccactaactccaaatcatgggtggggtaatttcattcatgcaccttcaactgcacAAATacataggccaccaccttaccgtactgcataagtacacacccaagtcccatacgggacgcatcacagtacacaacaaaccctttCATACTTTTCGTAaaagtcaaaacaggagcagtggtcaacttatcttttaacttctcaaaactattctcacaaaaGTCAAACCACACGAAcatcacctttttttgagtcaacttagtaagtggtgcagctatggaagaaaaactctctacaaatctcctGTAATACGCTGACaacaagaagcttcgaatatagGTTGGAGTCGTAGgcctgggccattttctcactgcctcaatcttttggggatcaaccttaatcttgtCACTAGATAtgatatgccccaagaaagcaatagcattaagccagaattTACACTTGGATAACTTTACATACAACttgtgatctttaagagtttgaaggatgattcgaaggtgattgacatggtcctcctcactcttggaataaatcagaatatagtcaatgaaaactataacaaacagatctagaaactgacggaacacccgattcattagatccatgaaagccgcaggggcgttagtcaacccaaaggacatgactaagaattcataatgatcgTATCAGGTtcggaaagctgttttgggaatatctgactctctaagcttcaactgatggtatcccgaacaaaggtgtaattttttaaaacatttagcaccctgaagttggtaaaaaagatcatcaattctgggaagaggatatttatttttaacagtgaccttatttaactggtggtaatctatgcacatacgcagggagcaatctttatttcgcacgaagagtacaggtgcaccccagggagaaacactaggacgaataaaacctttgtcaagaagatctgctagctgctctttcaactcttttagctctgcaggatccattctatatggcggaatagagatgggaCAGGTATCGggcaacaaatcaataccaaaatctatctccctatcaggtggtatgcctggaagatcatcaagaaaaactTCTGGGAACTCGTTTACCATCGGGATTGACTGGAGAGAAAGACTTTCGgcattagaatccttaacccggaTAAGATGATACAAATAACCTTTAGAGATAAGTTTAcaggctctgagataagatataaagttccctctaggcactaaagaatgcccctcccattctatcacggGTTCATTCGGAAAAGAAAATGTGACTCTTCGGGTTCTACAATTTAatatggcatagcacgaatgaagtcAGTTcctccctaggatagcatcaaaatcaagcATGTCTAGGTCTATGAGGTTTGCCTCGGTATCCCGGCTACAAACATTTACCACACAATTTctgtacaccctcctagccaccaCAGAATCCCCCATCAGAGTGGAAACAGAAAAAGGCTCAGCAATCACATcgggttcaaacccaaaaccaacagccacataaggggtcacatatgacagggtagacccgggatcaagtaacacataaatatcacgggaaaagattttcaacataccaataactACATCCGGTGAGGCCTCTGCTTCTTGGAGGTTGGTTAAGGCATACAACCGATTGCGGCCATTTCCGGcagctgaagtggcacccttctgaggcagtggtggtgcagaagaattAGCCTGTGACTTGGCTCCACCAACATTACCCTTTGTTATCGGAAAGTCTCTTTGGATGTGGCCTGGTGGCCGCACGAATAACATACCATAGCGCCAAACTGATATATCCTTGGATGATTTCTCCCACATTTCTCATAGCGCGGGTATGTCCGAGAGGTTTGAGCTACACTTCCTTGAGACTGCGAACCCTGCATCCTCGGCCCCTGCCTATACTGAAAATCTTGAGTGCGCTGTCCGGCTGGGGGTTTGGTCACCGGAGCATTGGCTgcagactgtgcattaccccaattctctTTCTTCTGCCATTTGTTAGCCCAATTTCCACTCTGCTTCTGGCTGTAGCTTTGGTCCGCTATCTTGGCCCTCTTTTCTTGTCTGTTCTTCTCCCTAGATtccatgattttttttcttttcctcaacttGCTGCATATGGAATGACAGTCTGGAAAAATCCATGTCCCGGTTCAATATTGCTCCCTGACATGTAAGCACTAAGTCATCTGAAAGGCCGGATGCATATTTCCTCATTCGGGCTATCATGTTACTAGTCATCTCTGGAGCATAACAGGCTAGTTGGTTGAAcctcagagtgtactcctggacactcatcttttcctgctttagattcataaactcctcggCTTTAGCCTTCCTCAGCTCGAGAGGAAAGACCcaatcaaggaaagcttccacaaactcggcccaaactgtgggctcaacatGCTCACTCTTTAAATCTTCCCACTCGTTATACCATTGGTTAgctacatccttaagctggtaggctgctaactcaaccccctctacctcatctacatgtatcaccttaaagatcttctccatctcatccacaaactcctgtggattctcttctaccttggtaccaGTAAACTTGAGCGGGTTCATCCTCACGAACTGGCATACTCttgtagcctcagatgtaacagatgcagacctaATATCTTCCGATCGTTGAGTCTGTGTGGCTACCAACTGTGCAAACATGTGAATGGACTGTCTAAATTCTGCATTAGATATTTCTCTCTTGCGAGGCTGAGTGCGGTTAGTCCCCATCCGGGGAGCTCTGGGTGCTCTACATGGGCTGGTCTGAGTAGGTGGGACTCCCGGAGTAGCATCAATCTCCAAATTCTAAGCTCTATTTTAGGTCCTCATCTAAtgagtgggacggacctcatctgtctGCACATTCTGATCGACAGTACGACGGGGAGGCATGATTGTTTTTCTAAAACACAAGaggtcattgattaggggacaattcagactctgaagcaggaactaaaccacaaagaagagaaacattcctaaacgcctagtagcctcctacttacaAGTATAGCgcattacacacccataaacaagactctacccgatgcgatttcacagaaaccctgggaccatgaaccatgctctgataccaagtttgtcacgacccgaactagggcctggccatgacggacatcctgAACCGTGAAGGCCCGGATGTTCTACTCTATCTAgtagtcatgcacaatattcatgtAATAAGAGAAGATGTGAAAATACAAtctgatatggaaacatggtcatttagCTCTAAGTTTCAAGACATAAGAATAAAAGCTACAATTCAAAAACATCtaaataagatctgactcagtctgctaAATATCTACTACATCTCAAATCTGTTCTGAAAACTGGAACAAGGCCCCTAGCAGACCAAATcaatggaataacataatctgaaataacaggccttctgaaTCAAAGAAGGCTTACCACTGCACGGATCACTGTtctctggaatactctactgCTTTAccggacccctagactgagcctccgaacctaggaggtagggggtcaatacaattgtactggtacgcagagtaaatccaaaataataatttatattcaacatatatgatagtaattcaaaatatttcataagcATATCATATAGAAAGAAATCTCTTtgaaagactctataaaatcatctgaactctgtgacactctttcttttacttctgcgctaggtggcataccctacaactctgaaattacatgggctatatgaaatctgccattgactcggcggggaagcctccaactcaagtgtgccgcaagggttacagtctctgactctgctacgccacacggccgtcgccagcgtaaaaataatatacctgaATTGGTAAATCACGGTTTTAGTCTAAGAGTTACTTGAAATCTAGCCCTCTTCaggcaaccacctaactctctttatgcccatttctaactctttaagacatgcactctctgaaaacatactctgaaaattctaactctattatggcatacatttatatggtatcgtcataccattgacttgcaagtcacatctctgagccatttttAGCATATTTCAATCTCCgttttcaaaacttaaattcgggaccaccatatcaataagtcatttcaagaaactctttcttaaagctcatgcaaacatatgcaagaaactctctttttcaacatttcaaatacacaaggtggtcatgtcaaagatatcaatcacatgcaattctttctttttaagaaaagaacgaaatcatattaataaactccttctcatcatcatcaaaatcatgttaaatacttaaatattgaaaagatccccttcaaaacattaaacaagcatctcaaatcattcccaacaaatttaactctaaatcattaaagagagggatttcaataataatgctctcaatcaaatcttcaacatcatacatacTCATATaggtttaaatcaatttaaggggataaggcctaaaggccaaaacaacaatatcattaaacatgcataaagcataataaaatcatggatttcaaaacccctttaacaaattcatgcttgatgatttttaaatcataattgggtgttCAACGAGCCCATTtaattttaggataaaccccacgtacctcaatttagaaatttgatgaagGATTCTTGAATcctacgatttggggattccaaatcttcaattagtTTCGAAAagccacggttgaatcttgagttatttggatttttagtttgaaatcctagagagtgttcttgagtaatttggatgattCTGAATGTATTCTGGTGTCTTTGAGATTAAATTctatgtttaagctgataaggggaggaaaatacccaatatacccttaatgagacggaataaaaatactaaaaattacataaatacacaacttatgtttcaaatattacaaaaaatcccaactccctaaacatagtacaaaaatctcaacatatacacagaatgctatgtatatgtcggctatgttatgtatattaatagggagagagagtaaagtaattaaaaaagtgggagagagtgtaattactttcaaaagggttggtatttatgttatttatacataaaaatataaccgggagcccgattttatgggccaccgcgactcACCACAATTGCGGTggcacactggaaattgacaattgggatttttaaggtcactgcgatgtggagccattgcgttgtcccactggttgggacctgacaCTTCAgtgcgacgcgccacaatcgcgctatgctactggaatttgacaattgttaaatagaccacctcagcgacgcgccaagcaccaaaa encodes the following:
- the LOC124896563 gene encoding uncharacterized protein LOC124896563; this translates as MESREKNRQEKRAKIADQSYSQKQSGNWANKWQKKENWGNAQSAANAPVTKPPAGQRTQDFQYRQGPRMQGHIQRDFPITKGNVGGAKSQANSSAPPLPQKGATSAAGNGRNRLYALTNLQEAEASPDVVIGGCTEIVW